In Arachis hypogaea cultivar Tifrunner chromosome 2, arahy.Tifrunner.gnm2.J5K5, whole genome shotgun sequence, a genomic segment contains:
- the LOC112725230 gene encoding uncharacterized protein codes for MITISSTIIPGKKSPGNKIDVYLQPLINELKDLWIDGVETFDSSSGNTFRMHAALMWTISDFPGLGMLSGWNTHTGLACPTCNFDSFPCYLRHSSKWCFMGHRRFLGRNHRFRLNRVRFDGSTEERGPPKKLLGSDILEQQQDVETRDQQREESRSGGKRPRREVKQWNKRSIFFDLPYWKTNLLRHNLDFMHIEKNVCDNILYTLLNDKAKSKDNLKARKDLKEMGIRRDLWPSDNGSYHLFLFSLTRDTKKLFLSALKNVVLPDGYSSNISRCVDEGQKKIFGLKCHDCHILLEELLPIAVCHLLPDHVTAVLAEFGSFFKILCGKSLSNSELDKLQQRIVVVLCQLEMLFPPSFFTVMVHLTVHLVDEAKLGGPVHYRYMYPIERELGHLKSHVRNRAQAEASIAEGYLAEECLTFCSRYFEDIETRFNRARRVCDDPLDKGCSESCLFPPVGKAGSSGTIFTLNEKQKLQAHRYVLLNCPAVKDYVNEFREYIRRSSKGRRPNPTDIEKRVFKEFVSWFEKRIMNPDTIEQLSIDIKFLARGPLSNATRYSAYKINGCTFRTIAREEGLRTQNSGVYLTSSTPCVASRVDKNLRQGDVPYYGKLEDIIEVSYYGRFTVVLFKCKWADSTRHRGYRRDQWHFHCVNFERPIHTGEHEEDEPYILASQASMVYYVDDVVNKGWSIVVHLKPRDLYEMGDEIEEAADEDEPHQEQALDQYFGNSDEYIQLATNHLIDDVVNS; via the exons atgatcacaatttcgtccaccattattCCAGGAAAGAAGTCCCCGGGAAATAAGATAGATGTGTACTTGCAGCCCCTTATAAATGAATTGAAAGATTTATGGATTGATGGTGTGGAGACATTTGACTCATCATCCGGAAACACATTTAGAATGCATGCAGCTCTTATGTGGACAATAAGTGATTTTCCTGGGTTAGGTATGCTATCTGGTTGGAACACACACACCGGTTTAGCTTGTCCCACTTGTAACTTTGATTCTTTTCCTTGTTATCTCCGCCATAGTTCTAAATGGTGCTTCATGGGTCATAGACGTTTTTTGGGAAGAAATCATAGATTTAGACTGAATCGTGTTCGTTTTGATGGAAGCACAGAGGAGCGTGGTCCACCTAAGAAGTTATTAGGTTCTGACATTCTTGAACAACAACAGGATGTTGAAACACGAGATCAGCAACGAGAAGAATCTCGTAGTGGTGGGAAAAGACCTCGACGAGAAGTTAAGCAGTGGAACAAGCGAAGCATTTTCTTTGATCTTCCGTACTGGAAAACCAATTTGTTGCGTCACAATCTGGACTTTATGCACATTGAGAAGAATGTGTGTGATAACATTTTGTACACTTTGCTTAATGACAAAGCAAAATCAAAGGACAATCTCAAGGCACGGAAAGATTTGAAAGAAATGGGCATAAGGCGTGATCTCTGGCCAAGTGACAATGGATCatatcatttatttttattttcactaACACGTGACACCAAGAAGCTATTTCTTTCGGCATTGAAGAATGTTGTGCTACCAGATGGATACTCAAGTAATATTTCGAGATGTGTGGATGAAGGacagaaaaaaatttttggattAAAATGTCATGACTGTCATATTCTTTTGGAGGAATTGTTACCAATAGCAGTTTGTCATTTGCTGCCGGATCATGTTACCGCAGTATTGGCTGAGTTTGGCTCATTCTTTAAGATCCTTTGTGGGAAAAGCTTAAGTAACTCTGAACTTGACAAGCTCCAACAACGCATAGTGGTCGTCCTTTGCCAGTTGGAAATGTTATTCCCTCCATCATTCTTTACCGTCATGGTTCACTTGACAGTCCATCTAGTAGATGAAGCAAAGCTCGGAGGTCCAGTGCATTATCGATACATGTATCCAATTGAGAG ggaGTTAGGCCATCTAAAATCCCATGTGCGGAATAGAGCACAAGCAGAAGCATCTATTGCCGAAGGATATTTAGCTGAGGAATGTCTCACTTTTTGTTCTCGCTATTTTGAAGATATAGAGACAAGGTTCAATAGAGCTAGACGTGTATGTGATGACCCGCTTGACAAGGGATGCTCAGAATCTTGTCTCTTTCCGCCGGTGGGTAAAGCAGGGAGTTCTGGTACAATTTTTACGTTGAATGAAAAGCAAAAGCTACAAGCCCATAGATATGTGTTACTAAATTGTCCAGCCGTCAAGGATTATGTGAA TGAATTTAGAGAATACATAAGAAGAAGTTCAAAGGGAAGGAGACCGAACCCCACAGACATAGAGAAGAGAGTATTTAAGGAATTTGTTTCGTGGTTTGAAAAACGA ATAATGAACCCAGATACCATAGAACAGTTGTCTATTGACATAAAATTTTTAGCACGAGGCCCCTTATCAAATGCAACGAGATATAGTGcttataaaataaatggttgCACATTTCGAACTATTGCTCGTGAAGAAGGTTTGAGGACACAGAATAGTGGAGTATATTTAACCTCTAGCACACCATGTGTTGCAAGTCGAGTTGacaaaaatttaagacaaggtgaTGTACCCTATTATGGCAAGTTGGAGGATATAATTGAGGTTAGCTATTATGGGCGATTCACTGTTGTTCTCTTCAAATGTAAATGGGCTGATTCCACTCGACATAGAGGATATAGAAGAGATCAATGGCATTTTCATTGTGTTAACTTTGAAAGACCAATTCATACCGGTGAACATGAAGAAGATGAGCCTTATATTCTAGCGTCACAAGCATCAATGGTATACTATGTAGATGATGTCGTTAACAAAGGATGGAGTATCGTTGTTCATTTAAAACCAAGAGATTTGTATGAAATGGGTGATGAAATTGAAGAGGCTGCAGATGAGGACGAGCCACATCAAGAGCAAGCTCTTGATCAATATTTTGGTAACAGTGATGAATACATTCAATTGGCAACAAACCACTTGATCGATGACGTAGTTAACTCATAA